CTCGTCCCACCAGGCCAGGGGGCCGCGACCGTGTCCCTCGATGGTGTTCCCGGGCGGGAGCGGGCGCACGTCGTAGCGCGCGTCCGGGTCGAGCCCGGGGAGCCGGACGGATCCGGGAGGGCTCGTGACGCTCGTCGTCAGCTGGGTGACGGCGAAGATCGCGGCGGACCGGTCGGGCGCGACCACGCCGTCGACGCGCAGGGCGCGGTCCGCGGGCTCGTCGTGCACGTGGGTGCCGGTGTGCAGCAGGTCGCGGTGCGTCTGGTGCGCGGCGATCCAGGTGGCGAGCTCGGCCCGCTCGTCGTCGGTCGCCTGCGTGACGTCCCACTCGACGCCGAAGTGGCCGAAGAACGCCGTCGCGGCGCGGAACGAGAGGGCGTGCCGGCGGCCCGTGGTGTGCGAGACGGGCCCGCCGACGTGCTGGCCCATGAGCTCAGGCGGCAGCAGCAGGCCGGTCCAGCGCTGGATCTGCTCGCGCTCGACGGGGTCGATCGTGTCGGACACCCAGACGCGGTCGGTGCGCTCGAGGATGCCGAGGTCGACGCGGGCACCGCCGGACGCGCACGACTCGATCTCGACCCCGGGGTGGCGTGCGCGCAGCTCGTCGAGCAGGCGGTAGACGGCGTGCGTCTGGCGGTGCACGCCGGGGACGCCGAGGTGCCCGTGACCGGCGTCGATCAGGTCGCGGTTGTGGTCCCACTTGAGGTAGGCGATGTCGTGCTCGGTGAGGATCGCGTCGAGGCGGGCGAGGACGTGCGCGAACGCCTCGGGTCGGCCGAGGTCGAGCACCTGCTGCGTGCGCGCGGGCACGGGCAGACGGCCGGGGACGGCGAGCAGCCAGTCGGGGTGCGCGCGGGCGAGGTCGGAGTCCGGGTTGACCATCTCCGGCTCGACCCACAGCCCGAACTGCATGCCGAGGCCCGTCACGGTCTCGATCAGCGGGTGCAGGCCGTCGGGCCACGCCTCCGCCGAGACCTCCCAGTCGCCGAGCCCGCGCGTGTCGTCGCGACGCGACCCGAACCAGCCGTCGTCGAGGACGAACCGCTCGATGCCGAGGTCGGCGGCGGTGCGCGCGAGCGCGCGCAGCCGGTCGAGGTCGTGGTCGAAGTAGACGGCCTCCCACGTGTTGAGCGTGACGGGTCGCGGCGTGCGCGGGTGCTGCGGGCGCGACCGCACGTACGTGTGGAAGCGGCTCGCGAGCTCGTCGAGACCCGTGCCGTGGCTGCCGTACAGCCACGGGGACACGTACTGCTCGCCCGGCTGGAGGACGACCTCGCCCGGCAGCAGCAGCTCGCCGCCGCTGAGCACGGCGTCGCCGCGCGGGGTGCGCTCCGCGGCGAACCGGTGGTTGCCGCTCCAGCCGACGTGCACACCCCACACCGCCCCGCGTCGCGCGTCGAAGCCCTGCTCGCCCGCGACGAGGACGAGCGTCGAGTCGGCGCCGGGACGCCCGCCGCGGGCCTCGCGGACGTGGCTGCCCGCGACGAACGGGAGGCGCTGCGGGCTGCGCTCGCGCAGGTGCCGGCCGGTCGTGCCGAGGAGCTCCGTCGCCGTGTCCGGGACGGGCAGGGCGGGGAGGACGCCGTGCAGGTCGAACGGGGTGTCGGCGGTGTTGCGC
The sequence above is a segment of the Cellulomonas fimi genome. Coding sequences within it:
- a CDS encoding alpha-galactosidase; translation: MLTPTRLTAPLHLRSGGTSVVLDTSDGGLPRVVHWGPDLGPLDDDALRGLLAAACAIPVSGGLDVAVPVTPLPEASTGWSGTPGLAGHRAGAGFSPRLRTTAVDGPTQGDDGVLRVTTHAVDPQAGLGVDVDLELHPSGVVRLRAAVRNTADTPFDLHGVLPALPVPDTATELLGTTGRHLRERSPQRLPFVAGSHVREARGGRPGADSTLVLVAGEQGFDARRGAVWGVHVGWSGNHRFAAERTPRGDAVLSGGELLLPGEVVLQPGEQYVSPWLYGSHGTGLDELASRFHTYVRSRPQHPRTPRPVTLNTWEAVYFDHDLDRLRALARTAADLGIERFVLDDGWFGSRRDDTRGLGDWEVSAEAWPDGLHPLIETVTGLGMQFGLWVEPEMVNPDSDLARAHPDWLLAVPGRLPVPARTQQVLDLGRPEAFAHVLARLDAILTEHDIAYLKWDHNRDLIDAGHGHLGVPGVHRQTHAVYRLLDELRARHPGVEIESCASGGARVDLGILERTDRVWVSDTIDPVEREQIQRWTGLLLPPELMGQHVGGPVSHTTGRRHALSFRAATAFFGHFGVEWDVTQATDDERAELATWIAAHQTHRDLLHTGTHVHDEPADRALRVDGVVAPDRSAAIFAVTQLTTSVTSPPGSVRLPGLDPDARYDVRPLPPGNTIEGHGRGPLAWWDEGVRTTGRVLQQVGLRAPTLFPERTVLVQVRRTDAPAAPGTGGADAARPTSGGIA